The Urbifossiella limnaea genome has a window encoding:
- a CDS encoding RNA polymerase sigma factor → MDATEFLRRQVISLAYRQLSAAELMTRASAGDVEAYIALVCLKFPVVAAVSRGVLGPVAAVEDVAQEVFVQLWRQREGIRSADAIDGWLAQTARNLALKLVTRESQQQAVGVEWWQRRGRVTETDLPDAAALVGELEQRLRQLIATRPGQEQQVLRAAEHAEGDAQAAASLGLSVNSYRVRLHRARQKLRRLLEKAGLLPGLVVGATVGGARRAGAAVAALWARRLGKVFLVTCVLTAGVAGGVAWQAQRVGPVAERHTAPVPTGGPVETLQARNLRIARDEVAGGVRDIFQKFYPPPHAVEVSCVRAFGSEVEVELRVTPPPPAITQLAAVSRGRYCVFRRKLRVDSQPAGQTGWYRMNSEKPIAIKLPSLSAAGREVVRGREEYAATERLFDRLPKDDRAEAEQLRQLFGPPGGEVLLPTGGLGTSSFPDGMILSADGGGLYVRDGAGSWRYAGECPGWFPVVADGQVFCFESGVIRSRPLAEPTAPWVRRCDEPPLGPGDRATGELFVAGGRLCMAMEPHGLNSRPLADPAAGWVRTTHPVQPSGFAVVGDSLYGKDVERLFERPAGQLDAAWVPAGPWPAGCLWLVADGTRLLAYGRGPGPIYARPVGAAADVPWTAVGRVHDPYQR, encoded by the coding sequence ATGGACGCGACGGAATTTCTCCGCCGGCAGGTGATCTCGCTCGCCTACCGGCAATTGTCGGCGGCGGAGTTGATGACGCGCGCCTCCGCCGGCGACGTGGAGGCGTACATCGCGCTGGTCTGCCTCAAATTCCCGGTCGTCGCGGCCGTCAGCCGGGGCGTGCTGGGGCCGGTGGCGGCGGTCGAGGACGTGGCCCAGGAAGTCTTCGTGCAGTTGTGGCGGCAGCGGGAGGGCATCCGGTCGGCCGACGCCATCGACGGCTGGCTCGCACAAACGGCCCGCAACCTGGCCCTGAAGCTCGTTACCCGTGAGTCGCAACAGCAGGCGGTCGGGGTCGAGTGGTGGCAGCGGCGCGGGCGGGTGACCGAGACCGATTTGCCGGACGCGGCCGCACTCGTGGGCGAACTGGAGCAGCGACTGCGCCAACTCATCGCCACGCGGCCGGGGCAGGAACAGCAGGTGTTGCGGGCGGCCGAGCACGCCGAGGGCGACGCACAGGCGGCCGCGTCGCTCGGGCTGAGCGTGAACTCCTACCGCGTCCGCCTGCACCGCGCCCGGCAGAAGTTGCGGCGGCTGTTGGAGAAGGCCGGTCTGCTCCCCGGCCTGGTGGTCGGCGCGACCGTCGGCGGGGCGCGGCGGGCGGGAGCGGCGGTCGCGGCCCTCTGGGCGCGGCGGCTGGGCAAAGTCTTCCTCGTGACGTGTGTCCTCACGGCGGGGGTGGCCGGCGGTGTGGCCTGGCAGGCGCAGCGGGTCGGGCCGGTCGCGGAACGTCACACCGCTCCCGTCCCGACGGGCGGGCCGGTCGAAACCCTGCAGGCGCGGAACCTGCGGATCGCACGGGACGAGGTCGCCGGGGGCGTCCGGGACATCTTCCAAAAGTTCTACCCCCCGCCGCACGCCGTCGAGGTGTCCTGCGTCCGCGCGTTCGGGTCGGAGGTCGAAGTCGAACTGCGGGTGACGCCGCCGCCCCCGGCGATCACCCAGCTCGCCGCCGTGTCGCGCGGACGCTACTGTGTGTTTCGGCGCAAGCTTCGGGTGGACTCACAGCCGGCCGGGCAAACGGGCTGGTACCGGATGAACTCGGAGAAGCCCATCGCCATCAAACTCCCATCTCTGTCCGCGGCGGGGCGGGAGGTCGTCCGCGGGCGAGAGGAGTACGCGGCCACGGAGCGACTGTTCGACCGACTCCCGAAGGACGACCGGGCCGAGGCAGAGCAACTGCGACAGCTGTTTGGCCCGCCGGGTGGCGAGGTGCTGCTGCCTACAGGGGGATTGGGAACCTCAAGTTTCCCCGACGGGATGATCCTGTCGGCCGACGGCGGCGGGCTGTACGTCCGGGACGGGGCCGGCTCGTGGCGGTACGCAGGGGAATGTCCCGGCTGGTTCCCGGTCGTGGCAGACGGGCAGGTCTTCTGCTTCGAGAGCGGGGTGATCCGGTCCCGGCCGCTCGCCGAGCCGACGGCACCGTGGGTGAGGCGGTGCGACGAGCCGCCACTCGGGCCGGGCGACCGGGCGACCGGCGAGCTGTTCGTCGCCGGCGGGCGGTTGTGCATGGCCATGGAGCCGCACGGCCTGAACTCGCGGCCGCTGGCCGACCCGGCGGCCGGGTGGGTGCGGACCACACACCCGGTCCAGCCGTCTGGCTTCGCGGTCGTCGGCGACTCGTTATACGGGAAGGACGTCGAGCGCCTGTTCGAGCGGCCCGCGGGCCAGCTCGATGCGGCATGGGTTCCGGCCGGCCCGTGGCCGGCCGGGTGTCTTTGGCTGGTCGCGGACGGCACTCGCCTGCTGGCGTACGGCCGAGGTCCGGGGCCGATCTACGCCCGCCCGGTTGGGGCCGCCGCGGACGTGCCCTGGACGGCCGTCGGCCGCGTCCACGACCCGTACCAGCGGTGA